The genomic segment CTTCacccatttaacaaatattcaatGACATGTGCCAAGCAATGGGCTAAGTGCTAGAACACAGGACAAACCTTGTTCCTGCCCTATGGAACTTACagtctgaaaaagaaacagattaattaaaataattgcagatgattgaacctggtgtacccccccaaaaaaaaaaaattacacaagacAAAGGAGAGTACATACATAGCTTACGGTGAAGGCGTGTGACCTAGCCTGATGGTAGGGGTTAGGAAAGCTTTACCTAGATAGGTGACCCTGGAGGACaggaaggcagagagggaagggagatcACTCCAGGCAAAAGGAATAGCCTGTGCAAAGATCCTGTGGTAGAAGGGCATCTAAAAGAGTAAATAAGACTAAAAGAAGGATGgtgtggggaattccctgatggtccagtggttaagattccatgcttccactgcaggaggcacaggttcaatccctggtcaaggaactaagatctggcatgcCGCGCAgtgcagcaaaaacaaaataaaacacaacaaacaaacaaaaacaagaaggagaagggggagggggaagggaggggagggggagtatGGTGTGACCAAAGCAAGGAGAGCAAGGGACATAGTGGAGGAGGCAAAGCTGAGAGATGTAGGGCAGAGCCTTGTGGGGCCTCATAGGCCACTTTAAGCCTTTGGAAGGTTTAAGAATTGgaggtgacatgatcagattgtttgttttgaACAGATTATTCTGCCTGTGGTGTCAGGTAATGGATTGGAGTGGGGCTGGAGTGGATGCAGAGACACAGATTGGAAGACAGTTGTAATATTTTATGCTAGAGATGGTCGTTTGGGCCAGAGTAGTGGTGCTGGAGACAGAGGTGGAAAACTTGGAGAAATATTTAGGAGGAAAATTCACAGGGCTTGGGGAAGGATGGGATGTGGCTGGGTGGTGGTTGGAAAGGGGCAGTAAAGATAAATGCCAGATTTCTGGCTTGTGGAACAGGACAGATGCATGGTCCCACCCACTGATACAGGGACTGGTGTCCCTCACCagaaaaaggaaactgtaagGGAAGGTGAGGCTCAGAGACACCCTTTGTATAGCTCTCTTCAACCTGGAAATTTTCCTTTGGGTGACCTCTGGAGGATTTTGGCTTTGGTTGGAATGAAACTGTTCTCTTACCCCAGTGTTCTTCAAGCGTAGTCTCCAGACCACTTGCATTAGAATCATCTGAGATGTTTATTAAGAATTCACATTTCTGGGCCCCAGAATAAACTTCATGAATCAGAATCCCTGGAGCAGAGGCGAAGAAGTCTGTATTTTAATAATCTCACTAAGGGGTTTGACTCCTACGCACACTAATCACTGAGAACACTGACCttccaattttcttctttctgtactttctccatgctcttcctgcctccaccctcctTGGGCCAGGAGTAGCCACGAGTTCCCAATGTTCTAAGTTCCGACCACTCGTCTTCTTGATCCTTTGAGTTTGAGAAGGTTTACAAAACAAGGGGCTCCTGGGGCAGGACACAGTGGACTAACAGAGGAGCTGTTCTTGTTAGCCATAAACACACGAACCACAAACTCCATTAGGCGCCAGTGACATAATGTGTATGAGAAAGAAGCGAGTCTTCCCCTCAAGGGGCTCCCAACAGTGGGAGTGGCGGACACGTAAACATTCAAAATACAATAAATGCATGTGCAGTATTTACTAGGAGCCAGGCCCTGTTCCAAGTGCTTTATATTTACGAAttcattgaatccttacaacaGCATTACAAAATAGATTCTGCATGACAATGGCAGTGACAAAAAGAtgtacaggggacttccctggtggtacagtggttaagaatccgcgcttccactgcagggggcatgggtttgatttctagttggggaactaagatccctcatgctgcatagtgcaggaaaaaaaatgtacaggatGCTGAGGGGTCTTGGGGGAGAACCTTGAGGGGCTTCACGGAGGAAGTTATCAGATGAGccacaaaagatgaaaaaagtcaAGTCCAAGAGGGAAGAAGGACAGAGGGATCATCCAGTATGTGCAAGGCACGAAATATGAGACAACACAGTATATTTGGAAAACGCAAGCAGTTTGAAGAGGACTGGCATATAAGTGTGTTGCAATACAAACAGAAGTGAGTTTCTCCATAGATACAGAAGGAATGAACTAGCAGTGGGGGAAATTGTtccaatgcaaatagaagtgattgttctttttgctcttgagagcaaggaaaacaaagagaacatccaacaggctagaggagaaagataacctggcctgaaagagttaaacaatcttggttattctttagctgttactactaacaAATACTTGTAGCTGGGCTTGTCTttcacaaagctgattactctGAGTCCATACGAATTACACTTTGCACCTGGCACTTCTTTCCCCCTCTACACTTCCttgtagcactcttcatttcagagagGTCATGAGCcgataacttcagggacaccagaaCCAGTTGCTGCGCTacctgatgccagctttggccatgaatttgcagaagaaaagaatgcaagatcctTACCACCTGGACTCTTATCATTTACCCAGACTTCgagccccacatataaaatcttccccaacTCCCGAGGAGCATGAGctcagttcttgaggcgctagtctgctgtgtcttcccttttcctggcaaagaaaaataaagccatttctctcttcctccaaaatctctgtctccatatttctatttggcCTTGGTGCACAGAGTAACCATTATTACGGTAACAGGTGCATGATAAGTAAAAGTGGCAAGGAATGTGGATGAAGAGGTAAACTTAGCCAAATCATTAAAATCCTTTTGCCATATTTTGGAGTTTGGACTTCTTCTGAAAGTAAGAGGGAGCTTTCAGTTAGGGATGATATAATCAGTTTTGCATTTCACCAGATTTATGATGAAAACaatatagaaaagaaaggagctgggctggaggtggggagactaGAGTCTTCTCAACGTGAGAGACAGGGAACCTGAAATAAGATACAGGCagtgaggatgaaaagacaaacaaacaaaaaaacagggtaGGTTTGAAGGTTCTATAGGAAGTAGAATTGATTCAACTTGGTGAGGGATTAGAtttggagaagagagaggacagaGTTAAGCGTGATGGTCTTGTTTTCTGACTCATGGGTAAAGAAAGGTGCCATGCACAGAGCAGAGAAAGAGCAGAATTTAAAATGGaagatagggcttcctaggtggcgcagtggttaagaatctgcctgacaatgcagaggtcacgggttcgatcccagctccaggaagatcccacatgccacggagcaactaagcccgtgtgccaaaaaaaataaaataaaatggaagataaCTTCCAGTTTTCAGTCTGGCAGATAAGGAGCTTAGAAGCTCTCACTCctgtccttacaagaagaaggatgaacagaaaattaaaaaccaagagaaaatcttgaaCAAAGCTTGAGGTGTAGAAGGGGGGACATCTCACCTCTAGAGTAGCAAGGATAAGAATTACTTCaaggaattccttggcggtccaggggttaggactgagtgctttcactgcaggggctatgttccatccctggtcagggaactaagatcccagcaACCTGTGTGGgggcagccaaaaaagaaaaaattacacaaGACTTCTCTTCAGAGACCATGCAAGATGAGAGTGcagtaaaaagtttaaaatgttgaaggaaaaaaaatcccactaaaTTCTCTCTCAAAAGTGAAGGATTaatactttctcagacaaacaaaaattggagCAGTTTGTAGCCAAGGAGACCTGACTTGCAAGATATgctaaaagaaattcttcagaaagaaggaaaatgacataggtcagaaactcagatttaCATAAAGGCAGAACtttaaggaaagaataaattaaggtaaaattaaaaaggaagataaCTAGAATTTCACAATGTCCGATTTGTGTATTTAGGAACCTCCAACTAGATGTCCTGCGGGCAGTGGAATGTGTGGATCACCTGAGAAGACTGATCCTGAGACAGGGAGGGATATAAGGGCCATTATCTCCAGGAAAGGAAGATGGCCCAAGGAAAGGGTAGTTCACTAAACGCCTGTAAGGTCGTCAAAGAGCAGGTAATGAATTCAATCAACAAAAAGTATACACTGTGTGCCAAGGTTCTGTCCCTGGCAATGGAAATAAGAAGAAACACAAGTAAAACAGTCAATTATATTATGGAGCTGAGTGGAGTAAGCGCACAACAGAAATTCGAAAAAGGaaatctattttattgttttatttattttagaactacacgatttaattaaaaaaaagatatcaaacaCAGAATAGCACAAAAAAATTACCTACAGTCCCAccatctaggggaaaaaaaaacaggttacCAATCTGATGTATCTTTTcgaactttgtattttattttttaaaggcggGCGCCCTCTCCTGTTCTGTAAAAGGAAGAGTTTAACTCTTACTGGAAGCGGCGCGCTGCCGGGGGAAGGCTTCGCAAGCGCTGGCTTGGGCGCTGGGATTTAAGGAATCGTATTTGAGAGGGTGAAGACGATGGACAGGGAAAGTGGCATGAGTCTCGCTTTACCGACCCTTAAGTCAAGACCTCGAAAACGGACGGGCCTTCTCTGCAGGCTCCGCGAGGAAAGGTAGGGGGTAGGGGCCGGGGGCAGGGCCCAGATCCGCGGCCCCGGGGCCCAACAGCCGTCGGAAGTGCGCGGCAGCGAGGGCGGGGATGCGCCGTGGCGCCGGATCTGCCGGGGCGCGGCCTTATGACGCGCCGTCGCGTCTCCCGTATCTGGCGGCCCATTGGTTCTCCACTACCACCCTTTTCCCGGGTAGAGAAACTAGTTGCAGGACCGGAAGCGAAGTAGCCTTCGGGTTCCAGACAGCGGCGGCGCTTAAGGCAGGGCGCCCTGGTGCCAGTGGAGCTGGCCAGCTTCGCCATTCAGATTCCAGCCCGAGTTGGAGAAAAACCCCGGGATTCTTGTGCCCATGGGAGGGCACCGAGTCGGATCGCAACGCATCCGACGCAAACCGAAATAGCCTCACCTGTGCGGGCCACCGGAAACCCCGCCCCTAGGAGGAGTCGGGAAGCCTCGCCGAAGAGGTAGGAATCCGAAGGGACGGCCCCTGGGGTGCGGCCCGCCGGCCATGGCCACGCCCCCGGGGGCCGGTCCCGTGGCTCTCCGCTTCGCAGGAGCTGCCTGCTGGCAAGTCGTGCGCGGACGCTGCGTGGAGCATTTTCCTCGCGTATTGGAGTTTCTGCGATTCCTGCGCGCTGCTGCCCCTGGCTTGGTTCGGTACCGGCACCATGAACGCCTGTGTATGGGCCTAAAGGCCAAGGTATTGGAGCCAGTAGGACCTGGTAGAGGGGAAAGGGGCGGGATGCGAGGACCTGTCTGGAGCCGACTGCTTGGGGGCGGAACCGGTTGAAAAAGGGCAGCTTGCCCCGACGTGGGGATTCTGAGCTCAGTACCCTTCACAGCTGGTGGTGGAGCTGATTCTGCAGGGCCGGCCTTGGGCCCAGGTTCTGAATGCCCTGCATCACCACTTCCCAGAGTCTGGACCTGTAGTGCGGGACCCCAAAGCCGTGAGTCGTCCCTGAAGCAAGCCCTACCCCCAATTAACACTTGGTGCAATAAAACTGCTCCTCCTCCCGGTCACTGGTCCTGGTGACCCTAACTTGTTTGCCTTCCTTATCCTCAACAGACAAAGCAGGATCTGAGGAAAATCTCGGAGGCTCAGGAAACCTTTTGCCAGCAGGTGAAGCAGCTGGCAGAAGCCCCTGTTGATCTGGGTTCGAAGCTACAGGTGGGACTGGCAGCTTTGGAAACTATGGTGTAGCTGTTTGCTGTAGTCTTCTTCTGACCTGCTTCTTTTCCTCCTGCAGGAACTTGAACAAGAGTATGGGGAACCTTTCCTGGCTGCCATGGAAAAGCTGTTTTTTGAATATTTGTGTCAGCTGGAAAAAGCACTGCCTGCACTGCAGGCACAGCAGGTTTTGTTGCAGCAAAACACATAAGGGCCGAatgctggggtggggagtggggttgTATCAAGGCCTGTGGTCTTCATGCCTCTCTCCCTACCCACAGCTTCAGGATGTGCTGAGTTGGATGCAGCCTGGAGTTTCTATCGCTTCTTCTTTTGTCTTGAGCCAATATTATGTGGACATGGGGTGGCCACTTCCAGGTACCACGACCATCTAGGAGAACTAAGAATTTGGGGGGGTGGAGTGTTTAGCTTAAAACCTTTTCAGACAGCCCATTGGAAGGGTTACATGGGCCTGAGGCATAAGAAACCAGACTGAGTGGATGTGTTACTATATTGCCTTTTTaagatctgttttctttttcagagtgCTTTGCTGCTGATTCAGTGGACATGACAGAGCCCATGGAGCAGAGTCCTCCTCGGCAACCAACACCAGCACTCCACGACCCTCTGCCAAAAGCCCAGCCAGGCCCACACCTTCCTCAGGGTCCACCCTCAAGGAAAGACCTAGAACCTCTGACTGGCCACCACTTCAATCTGGCCCCTCTAGGCCGGCGAAGAATCCAGTCCCGGTGGAAATCCACTAGCGGAGGCCAAAAGGAGCGCCCCACAGTCATGCTGTTCCCCTTCAGGAATCTGGGTTCACCAACCCAGGTCACATCTAAGCCTGGGAACAGGGAAGAACAAGGGACACACACAACAGACCCAGCAGGTGCTGTGGGTACCAGAGCAGCCTCGACTGGAAAGTCTAGGAGTCCGTCCAAGACTCTGGGAGGAAGGGCTCTGAAGGAGACCCCAATTGACTTGTCTGCCTCAGAGCAAAAGGAGTGAGTAGAACAGCTGCTTTTCCCTACTAGCAGCACGTGGCCTGCCGCTTTCCTTTCACCCTGTCTTTGCTTGCCCCACCTCAGGCACTGCTTGGATTGCCCCATGGGACCCCTGAGATTGTCACTATCGCCTCCTCGGGCCAGGAAGTCAGGTAGGTGTCCTGAGGCAGGACCAGATCGGACAGCCTCCTCTCCTGGGGACTCTTGAGGTCCTGTGTTCACTGAGAAGAGAACTTGGACTCTGGTTTCCTCTCTGCAGTGCGTCCTCCATCTCTGTGCAGCTCCGACATTACCATAGGGGACCTGGTTTTGGACTCGGATGAGGAAGAAAATGGCCAGATGGAAGGAAGGGTGAGTAGGAAGGAATgggaagctggggggggggggggggggggggggcggatggACAGGCAGAACAAGACAGAAAGCCACATGCTCCAGGACATGGAGGGCTCAGGGCATGTTTCAATCATGATAGgctctccctgctcccttctcTGCAGGACTCTCTGGAAAACTATCAGAAGACAAAGTTTGACACCCTGATCCCCACCTTCTGTGAATACCTGCCCCCTTCTGGCCCCAGTGCTGTGTCTGTCCCTCTTCCTAACTGTATAGATAGTTCTAGACTCCTGTGATTAGACTGGAATGCCCATGGCACTCTGCCTATCTCCTTCCTCCTCAGTTCTCATGCAGTTTAGGGGGAATAAAGTGGAAGCCCAGGCTTGGGTTGCCTGACTGCATTGCTAAAGTTACTTTGTAACACTTGATAATTAAATTTTGGATTTGTTAAAACACTGTCTTGGTGCAAGGGGGAAAAATTAAGGCTTCTATAAGGTCAGTGTAGGTCACTCCTTAGAAACAGAACTGGCCCCTCCAAGGCTGAAAGGGGATCCCTTTGCCATTTTACTTCCCTTGGAGAGTGTTGTTCAGACATGCCCAAAAGGGTTACCAGGGCTGAGAGCCTGGAAGAGAAATTTCCTTTTGTTATTCTGAAAATACTATGTGTGGTCTGATGCCAGAATATACTTTGTAAATCCTCATGCTGCTAGGTTATCTGGGGGTGGTGGCACTAGAATGGAGATGCTTCACGGGAAAGGTACTCACTGCCCTTGACTCCACTGGGTCAGTGCCAACTCTTCCACTTGCCCTGGAGCAGCACCCAGATGCCAGCTTTGTGCAGAAAATCCCAGAATCTCAAAGTCATTGGCATCTCTCTTTATTGaggtatttaaaatatgtgaacaCTTCTGAGCTTTGTAGATAGTCAAAGATCTGTTTAATGAATCTGATTAACAAAACTTGATTCTAAAAGCCTACCTCCTGCAGAGTAAGGccatataaaacaattatatatgAATCagcatgttttccttttaatcaTCTTCAGGATGCTGGGTCCCCAGATTCCCATTTGATTATCTTAAACTCATTTTCTCAGCCTgccttccctgcttcctctctAGTGAGTGCCCTGGGCATTTTGCATGTGCAGTTAGAGAAGTACAGAAGTACTGCAGCAGCCCTCAAGAGAGAGAGGATAGGACATGACCAAGTAATAGCCCTAGTAGCTGGGACGGGAAAGGGGCCCACTTGggagccctgtggtgggtgctGGTGCCCTGGGAGGGCAGAACTGCTCAGGTCTAGCTCTCGTCACTGAAGATTGGATTCACCTGCTGCGTGACACGGATGAAGGTAGTTCTCCGGCTCAGCTCCTTCAGCTTAGCTGCTCCCACGTAGGTACAAGTGGAGCGGATGCCTCCAAGAATGTCTCGGATGGTATGTTCCACATCCCCTTTAAAGGGCACCTCCACTGTCTTtccttctgaggcccttggagaAGGAAACTCTTTCTTACCTTTTCTCTCTGGATTCCTTAAGCCCAATGACTCTTCCCCAGTCTCTAGCATTTAATCCCTGTTCATCACTTTTCTTCCAAGATCTGTACCATCCATCTCCTAAGTCATGAGTCCTGCCACCACCCTACTTGGAAAGTCACGCTTTCCAAGAACCCTCAGCTTCTGGCCTCGACACCTACCTGTACTCAGCCACGCCCCCGGCATACTTCCTCATGGCCATTTCAGAACTCATGCCATAGAAGAGCTTGTACTTCTTGCCGTCCCTCTCGATGAGCTCACCACCTGACTCACTGTGCCCAGCCAGCATGCCGCCCAGCATCACGAAgtcagcccctgcccctgccagcaCCAACGAGAGGGAAAAGAGATGCATCTGGCCCAGGTGCCCACATGTTCACCCTCGGAAGCAACTCATACCAAGTTCTCAGGCCTGCCAGTGATTCTGGCATCTTCCTGGTTTTGTTTCCCTAGCTGGCCCACAACCCAGTGCACAGGCCTACTCTGCCCTGGCTTCTGTTCCTCAGTGGACTTTTCCAGGAATTTAAAATACAGCCTCTGGAGATGCCCTGCCTGGCTTCTGCTCTCtcctttttgctgcttttgcCATCTTCTGGTCACTTCTTTTTACTGTGCCTAGCCAAACAAGATTCACCTCGAGTGTCCCAAGAGTAAAGGTCCTCAACTTCAGTGTGAGCAAGGATCACCTAGGAAGCTGGGAAAGTGCATATCTGTAGCCCCACCCCCCAGACCCAGATCCCATGGGTCCACTGTGGGGCTCAGGCATCTACACTGTCCAGCAGTCCACAGGATGGTGCACATAGCCCTGGCCCACACTTGGAGAGTTGATATTAGAGTCTCAGGATTTCCCCTGCTGGTTTGTCCCAGGTGACACCACAGGCTTCTGGGTCACTAGTCATATTATAAAAGAATCTGAACAGCTTTCTTGGACTTCCCTAGCCTGATCCTAGACCCTCAGAGGTGACTCATCCTCTTCTACAGGATCCTCCTTCTGAGCTCTCCTCACCGAAAGCCTTGGCCACATCCCCAGGACAGCTGCAGCCTCCATCCTGCAAAGTAAAGAGCACTATGAAGAGAGAGCGTGGATGCCCCAAGCCCTCTAGGAGGGCCCAATGGCCCACCTCAAAGCTGACAGGAACCCAGGAGTCCTGATCCACCTCTACCAGACCCTCCAGACCTGGCAGAGAACCCAGATGTCTGGCAGCCCCATAGCCTACCCTGCCTTTGGCCTTACTGAAATGATGTGGCCTTTGAGGCCATGAGCAGCATCTGCGCACTCCATCACTGCACTCAGCTGTGGGTACCCAACTCCGGTTTTCCTCCGGGTGGTGCACACAGAGCCTGAGGAGAACGTGGCAAGGATGAGAGTGAAGTTCTCCACAGGTGTCTGCCACTGAAGGGGTGGCCAGTGGCCACCAGTGAACCAGCTTACCTGGTCCAATTCCCACTTTGATGATGTCAGCCCCAGAGAGGATCAGCTCTTCCACCATCTCTCCTGTTACCACATTCCCTGCCTGGCACAGAACCACAGAAACAGAGCAATCTTAGGATCAGAAAGAGAGGAGGTTGCGTGCTTCCAACATTATTACAAAGAAGGGTACCTGGATTCCCTCTACTGGGCCCTCCGAGGGCTTTTAGACCAGTCACTTCCAAGGACCCTGCTTTCCAAGCCGAGGTAAGGGGGGTGAGTGTTGTACTGTTGTACTAGGGTAAAGCAGGGGTCCAGCTGGAACAAGCTCACACCTGATTTACAGTAGATTtatctccccttccccaccaagaGACCCAAACATATCCCATGCTTAAGCTGTTATGTGATGAAACCTCTCTGGCttcagggaaagggagaggacaTGGTAATGTCGGCTAAATACGCATCTACACAACTATATTTGCTTTTGATGGATAGAACAGAGAGACCTCTCaatgctgtgaagaaaatgaGGCCTTGTCATCACTCCCCTGagcttgtaaaaaaaaaacagaataaaacatcaTTTCATGCAACCCCTTTTAATATGACTGCAGTATCTGTCCACGTCTTTGGGCAGGTGTGTATGTACAATGCAGAAATGTTTCATTGTGGTTTAGTGGGTGATGTCGGGCACTGGATTTACAAAGACTACGTATCAGGAGTTAGAGAAAACAGCAGTGGCCAGTACACAAACATCTAAAGCATGGAACTATGGATGATCAGCCAGTGACATGACTAAATGGACTAGGATATGcagcagaggagaaaggaacTGACGTAACAGAATGGAGTGTTGGGAAAGAGTGGAGGAAGAAGATGAATGGACCCACTGCAGGGTAATAAAGGCATACCATGATGGTGTGTTCAGGGAAGCGCTTCCGTACATCCTTTACAAATTCAACAAAGTGTTCAGAGTAGCCATTGGCCACGTCCAGGCATATATATTTCACCTGGGGAATAGCATCTAGGATCTGTTCCAGCTGCTCAAAGTCAGAAGAGCCTGTGCCTGAGCTGGCAGCCAGATGCTGTGAGAGAAACAGGGCCATTAGCGTGTCAGAAATGACCTGGCTGGTTagccaacaggggtggggaggtAAGGGTTGATCCCCAGGAAGCCAAAAAAAGATTCCTGGGAGACTGGGCTAAGGAATGGATCAGGGGAGGACCAGTGTTACCTCAAGACAGTCAGGATTCTGGCTAGCAAACTTTTTCCACTGCTCGAGGCTGTAATGTTTATGGACAGCGGTGAAGAGGGAgaactggggaaaagaaagagccATCAAAAAGGAGAGAACTTTGTTAGAGTCTCTTTGTCTAAAAACAGACCTTTTACTATCCTACCTGAGGGACAGAGGGACTGAAGTCTGGAAAGAACAACTAGAAGAAATCAGTGGTTGAGCTGGGACCTCAGTTCCACCGTTATTCTCTCTACACATACAGTCGGGCTTTTCCCCACAA from the Hippopotamus amphibius kiboko isolate mHipAmp2 chromosome 2, mHipAmp2.hap2, whole genome shotgun sequence genome contains:
- the TINF2 gene encoding TERF1-interacting nuclear factor 2 isoform X1, producing MATPPGAGPVALRFAGAACWQVVRGRCVEHFPRVLEFLRFLRAAAPGLVRYRHHERLCMGLKAKLVVELILQGRPWAQVLNALHHHFPESGPVVRDPKATKQDLRKISEAQETFCQQVKQLAEAPVDLGSKLQELEQEYGEPFLAAMEKLFFEYLCQLEKALPALQAQQLQDVLSWMQPGVSIASSFVLSQYYVDMGWPLPECFAADSVDMTEPMEQSPPRQPTPALHDPLPKAQPGPHLPQGPPSRKDLEPLTGHHFNLAPLGRRRIQSRWKSTSGGQKERPTVMLFPFRNLGSPTQVTSKPGNREEQGTHTTDPAGAVGTRAASTGKSRSPSKTLGGRALKETPIDLSASEQKEHCLDCPMGPLRLSLSPPRARKSVRPPSLCSSDITIGDLVLDSDEEENGQMEGRPDPRPSEVTHPLLQDPPSELSSPKALATSPGQLQPPSCKVKSTMKRERGCPKPSRRAQWPTSKLTGTQES
- the TINF2 gene encoding TERF1-interacting nuclear factor 2 isoform X2, yielding MATPPGAGPVALRFAGAACWQVVRGRCVEHFPRVLEFLRFLRAAAPGLVRYRHHERLCMGLKAKLVVELILQGRPWAQVLNALHHHFPESGPVVRDPKATKQDLRKISEAQETFCQQVKQLAEAPVDLGSKLQELEQEYGEPFLAAMEKLFFEYLCQLEKALPALQAQQLQDVLSWMQPGVSIASSFVLSQYYVDMGWPLPECFAADSVDMTEPMEQSPPRQPTPALHDPLPKAQPGPHLPQGPPSRKDLEPLTGHHFNLAPLGRRRIQSRWKSTSGGQKERPTVMLFPFRNLGSPTQVTSKPGNREEQGTHTTDPAGAVGTRAASTGKSRSPSKTLGGRALKETPIDLSASEQKEHCLDCPMGPLRLSLSPPRARKSVRPPSLCSSDITIGDLVLDSDEEENGQMEGRDPPSELSSPKALATSPGQLQPPSCKVKSTMKRERGCPKPSRRAQWPTSKLTGTQES
- the TINF2 gene encoding TERF1-interacting nuclear factor 2 isoform X3, with the translated sequence MATPPGAGPVALRFAGAACWQVVRGRCVEHFPRVLEFLRFLRAAAPGLVRYRHHERLCMGLKAKLVVELILQGRPWAQVLNALHHHFPESGPVVRDPKATKQDLRKISEAQETFCQQVKQLAEAPVDLGSKLQELEQEYGEPFLAAMEKLFFEYLCQLEKALPALQAQQLQDVLSWMQPGVSIASSFVLSQYYVDMGWPLPECFAADSVDMTEPMEQSPPRQPTPALHDPLPKAQPGPHLPQGPPSRKDLEPLTGHHFNLAPLGRRRIQSRWKSTSGGQKERPTVMLFPFRNLGSPTQVTSKPGNREEQGTHTTDPAGAVGTRAASTGKSRSPSKTLGGRALKETPIDLSASEQKEHCLDCPMGPLRLSLSPPRARKSVRPPSLCSSDITIGDLVLDSDEEENGQMEGRDSLENYQKTKFDTLIPTFCEYLPPSGPSAVSVPLPNCIDSSRLL
- the GMPR2 gene encoding GMP reductase 2 isoform X1; its protein translation is MPHIDNDVKLDFKDVLLRPKRSTLKSRSEVDLTRSFSFRNSKQMYTGIPIIAANMDTVGTFEMARVLCKFSLFTAVHKHYSLEQWKKFASQNPDCLEHLAASSGTGSSDFEQLEQILDAIPQVKYICLDVANGYSEHFVEFVKDVRKRFPEHTIMAGNVVTGEMVEELILSGADIIKVGIGPGSVCTTRRKTGVGYPQLSAVMECADAAHGLKGHIISDGGCSCPGDVAKAFGAGADFVMLGGMLAGHSESGGELIERDGKKYKLFYGMSSEMAMRKYAGGVAEYRASEGKTVEVPFKGDVEHTIRDILGGIRSTCTYVGAAKLKELSRRTTFIRVTQQVNPIFSDES
- the GMPR2 gene encoding GMP reductase 2 isoform X2, translating into MCQKWNVFLLYTGYCSLSEWKVLPLSVILPASMFVAENFSLFTAVHKHYSLEQWKKFASQNPDCLEHLAASSGTGSSDFEQLEQILDAIPQVKYICLDVANGYSEHFVEFVKDVRKRFPEHTIMAGNVVTGEMVEELILSGADIIKVGIGPGSVCTTRRKTGVGYPQLSAVMECADAAHGLKGHIISDGGCSCPGDVAKAFGAGADFVMLGGMLAGHSESGGELIERDGKKYKLFYGMSSEMAMRKYAGGVAEYRASEGKTVEVPFKGDVEHTIRDILGGIRSTCTYVGAAKLKELSRRTTFIRVTQQVNPIFSDES